A DNA window from Deinococcus sonorensis KR-87 contains the following coding sequences:
- a CDS encoding HsdM family class I SAM-dependent methyltransferase, producing the protein MTPPAANDLFTPALQRIRSYLTVHDAAPLIGALTLLHVSQDFSLSTAPEDHPTGAALLQQIEAALAPLLGDRLDHPIQLHDHGLPPEVLSELSTLINLSIQRTELSSPDGTGRQVIAAAFTELLEQASRSQRDADHLTPRTLSQLSAAVLDVRPGMRVLDFALGYGGTWLAVAARLTAQGLDPNSVQFVGQDIRPENLIVAACHLQLHGLTRFSLHLGDVLTAPQTEPGAFDRVIADPPFGLPLRPRTDWNLDPRFLAARTLPRFADWPLILHGLAALAPGGRAVFTTAHGPLFRSGSERDIRNDYVARWLTAVVALPSALYTGANVPVALTVFDRPTSTVAAGNDVLMVDASQLGVRDGRQHILSAEVVDRLTTLIATRNDPESPAIHESVPQARIAENDHSWQPSRYVSRPALPTRGLNEIRADLAEAHKAVQHAAAAMDQALDALNRSFPGENERM; encoded by the coding sequence ATGACCCCGCCCGCCGCGAACGACCTCTTCACCCCGGCGCTCCAGAGAATCCGCAGCTACCTCACGGTGCATGACGCCGCGCCGCTGATCGGCGCGCTCACGCTGCTGCACGTCTCGCAGGACTTCTCCCTGTCCACCGCCCCGGAAGACCACCCCACCGGCGCCGCGCTGCTCCAGCAGATCGAAGCGGCCCTCGCGCCGCTGCTCGGTGACCGGCTGGACCACCCAATTCAGCTGCACGACCATGGGCTGCCGCCTGAGGTGCTCTCCGAGCTGTCCACGCTGATCAACCTCAGCATCCAGCGCACCGAACTGTCCAGCCCGGACGGCACCGGCCGGCAGGTGATCGCGGCGGCCTTCACGGAGCTGCTCGAACAGGCCAGCCGTTCGCAGCGGGACGCCGACCACCTCACCCCACGCACCCTGTCGCAGCTGAGCGCGGCCGTGCTGGACGTCCGGCCGGGCATGCGCGTCCTCGACTTCGCGCTGGGGTACGGGGGCACCTGGCTGGCCGTGGCCGCCCGCCTCACCGCGCAGGGCCTGGATCCGAACAGCGTGCAGTTCGTCGGCCAGGACATCCGCCCGGAAAACCTGATCGTCGCCGCCTGCCACCTGCAGCTGCACGGGCTGACCCGGTTCAGCCTGCATCTCGGAGATGTGCTCACCGCCCCCCAGACCGAACCGGGCGCCTTCGACCGGGTGATCGCCGATCCGCCCTTCGGGCTCCCGCTGAGGCCCAGAACCGACTGGAACCTCGATCCGCGCTTCCTCGCCGCGCGAACGCTGCCGCGCTTCGCGGACTGGCCGCTCATACTGCACGGCCTCGCGGCCCTGGCGCCCGGCGGCCGGGCGGTGTTCACGACGGCGCACGGCCCCCTCTTTCGCAGCGGCAGCGAACGGGACATCCGCAACGACTACGTCGCCCGCTGGCTGACGGCCGTCGTGGCCCTCCCGAGCGCGCTGTACACCGGCGCGAATGTTCCGGTGGCGCTCACCGTCTTCGACCGCCCGACCAGCACCGTCGCCGCCGGCAACGACGTCCTGATGGTCGACGCGTCGCAGCTGGGCGTCAGGGACGGCCGGCAGCACATCCTCAGCGCGGAGGTGGTCGACCGTCTGACCACCCTGATCGCCACCCGGAACGACCCGGAATCGCCCGCCATCCACGAATCGGTCCCCCAGGCCCGGATTGCCGAGAACGACCACTCGTGGCAGCCGAGCCGGTACGTCTCCAGACCAGCCCTCCCCACCCGGGGCCTGAACGAGATCCGGGCCGACCTGGCCGAAGCCCACAAGGCAGTCCAGCACGCTGCTGCAGCAATGGACCAGGCCTTGGACGCTCTTAATCGGAGCTTTCCGGGTGAAAACGAACGCATGTAA
- a CDS encoding helicase-related protein codes for MTLPDPRFFHPDGTPNHLKGRDEVLLSLRRELVGPDDGRRAAPLDTAARPTLEMADLDQAWKDQATGAEILTRASPTRQYAVGVLYAQDSALAPARGEPNPEAVAEEDADTDDDAVPALDRTEEQAMRQLAKDARVIEGRTGHGEERVTVDEAGEDDATTGAGSRGLQAALSLSFLAELPPGSRLEVRLPERHHRLDMPVNGYYERFPVNLKSQDRRTGQPRITTRNMHVRRQASACWTLDAAALSADLGPHVAAQVEGAQTGPLRLDVQALSRVNPDAPGTRLITVSVINRTPVTDELSRDRAALYQTHLEVRVVNGAGEALPAVLPYPEPPRTDPELQSNALLYRDMPAFAAGRGISAEWNGVGQQADGWRASVLYGEALPFVETPSITPDVLDEHRFPFAVSMRELAGLDGTDAGLGTLTRVCELYSDWIAARRLDVSGVPTHLQDAAERHLAQCEQALTRMREGLAFLQDPAFPHAATAFRLANEAVLLQQLRAALPPREPAALTASRTTWDPAAYPAVTDRPAGRDLGQWRGFQVAFLLLSLPSAALGDHPDRDLVDLIWFPTGGGKTEAYLGLTAFTTFYRRLQEPGDSGVQVLMRYTLRLLTAQQFQRATSLLCAMEYLRQREAGRGRLNLGDEPFSAGIWLGMDTTPNTRKDAVRTLQLMKNTQTRTKIDNPFVLRACPWCGAAMGVRRTSPPHKGGTAGRVVLGYSEAQHGRQSWVMLHCPDASCAFHHARGGLPVYVTDEDIYIRRPSLVIATVDKFAMLAFTPKARALFGLNERGERVCSPPGLIIQDELHLISGPLGTLSGVMEGVIETLCTEDRPGRVPARPKIVCSTATIRAYADQIKGLYARVNRHGEGHAALFPPPGLTAADSFFARYATLQEADGRYGEDPAPGRLYVGMPGHGYSSLPAAQAKAYSALLHAPVELPEAARDPWWTLLGFFGSLKELGGAVTMLRGYMQPYLRSLRNRRGLPPRDGRYVNSVRELTGRLDAEEVPEVIGALMQRYDTAARGSARAIDVALASSIIEVGIDIPRLSLMCILTQPKTTAQYIQVSGRVGRRWWERPGLVLTIYSNTRSRDRSHYERFRSYHERLYAFVEPTSVTPFSPQAMERALHGALVAYVRQKGPMVEHDDAALSPEHFPDHLFERFSQMMLGRIARVDPAEQPRMAALLARKRDNWLSWAYQDYEGAGGTVALLTRAGSHLDDGQKRRTWQTMTSMRTVDAQCQGEITTLPILDADSASAEAREGVTP; via the coding sequence ATGACCCTGCCTGACCCCCGCTTCTTCCACCCGGACGGCACCCCCAATCACCTCAAAGGCCGCGACGAGGTCCTGCTTTCCCTGCGCCGCGAACTCGTCGGCCCGGACGACGGGCGGCGCGCCGCGCCGCTGGACACCGCCGCGCGCCCCACCCTGGAGATGGCCGACCTCGATCAGGCCTGGAAGGACCAGGCCACCGGCGCGGAAATCCTCACCCGCGCCTCGCCCACCCGCCAGTACGCCGTGGGCGTGCTGTACGCCCAGGACAGTGCGCTGGCGCCGGCACGAGGCGAACCCAACCCCGAGGCGGTGGCAGAGGAAGACGCCGACACGGACGACGACGCCGTGCCGGCGCTGGACCGCACCGAAGAGCAGGCGATGCGGCAGCTCGCAAAGGACGCCCGCGTCATCGAAGGACGAACCGGGCACGGCGAGGAACGCGTCACGGTCGACGAAGCGGGCGAGGACGACGCCACCACCGGAGCGGGCAGCCGCGGCCTGCAGGCTGCGCTGAGCCTGAGCTTCCTGGCCGAGCTCCCGCCCGGCTCGCGGCTGGAAGTGCGGCTGCCCGAGCGGCATCACCGCCTGGACATGCCGGTCAACGGTTACTACGAGCGCTTTCCGGTGAACCTGAAGTCGCAGGACCGCCGCACCGGGCAGCCGCGCATCACGACCCGCAACATGCACGTGCGCCGCCAGGCGAGCGCCTGCTGGACCCTGGACGCCGCGGCGCTCAGCGCCGACCTGGGACCGCACGTGGCCGCGCAGGTCGAAGGCGCGCAGACCGGGCCGCTGCGGCTGGACGTGCAGGCGCTCTCCCGGGTGAATCCGGACGCGCCGGGCACGCGGCTGATCACCGTCAGCGTGATCAACCGCACGCCGGTCACCGATGAACTCAGCCGCGACCGCGCGGCGCTGTACCAGACGCACCTCGAAGTGCGCGTGGTGAACGGCGCGGGCGAGGCGCTGCCGGCGGTGCTGCCGTACCCCGAGCCGCCGCGCACCGACCCGGAGCTGCAGTCCAACGCCCTGCTGTACCGCGACATGCCCGCCTTCGCCGCCGGGCGCGGCATCTCCGCCGAATGGAATGGGGTGGGCCAACAGGCAGACGGATGGCGTGCGAGCGTGCTGTACGGCGAAGCGCTGCCGTTCGTGGAAACCCCCTCGATCACCCCCGACGTGCTGGACGAGCACCGCTTTCCCTTCGCGGTGAGCATGCGCGAACTGGCCGGGCTGGACGGCACAGACGCCGGCCTGGGCACCCTCACGCGGGTGTGCGAGCTGTACAGCGATTGGATCGCCGCGCGCCGCCTCGACGTATCCGGCGTGCCGACGCACCTGCAGGACGCCGCTGAGCGGCACCTCGCGCAGTGCGAGCAGGCCCTGACGCGCATGCGCGAGGGCCTGGCGTTCCTGCAGGATCCCGCCTTCCCGCACGCCGCAACGGCGTTCCGGCTGGCGAACGAGGCGGTGCTGCTGCAGCAGCTGCGCGCCGCGCTGCCGCCGCGCGAACCGGCCGCCCTGACCGCGTCGCGCACCACCTGGGATCCGGCCGCGTACCCGGCCGTGACCGACCGGCCCGCCGGCCGAGACCTCGGGCAGTGGCGCGGCTTCCAGGTGGCGTTTCTGCTGCTCTCGCTGCCCTCAGCGGCCCTGGGCGACCACCCGGACCGCGACCTGGTCGACCTGATCTGGTTTCCCACCGGCGGCGGCAAGACCGAAGCCTACCTGGGCTTGACGGCCTTCACCACCTTCTACCGCCGCCTGCAGGAGCCGGGGGACAGCGGCGTGCAGGTGCTGATGCGCTACACCCTGCGGCTGCTCACCGCCCAGCAGTTCCAGCGCGCCACCAGCCTGCTGTGCGCCATGGAATACCTGCGCCAGCGCGAAGCGGGGCGCGGCCGCCTGAACCTGGGTGACGAGCCGTTCTCCGCCGGCATCTGGCTGGGCATGGACACCACCCCCAACACCCGCAAAGACGCGGTGCGCACCCTGCAGCTGATGAAGAACACCCAGACGCGCACGAAGATCGACAATCCGTTCGTGCTGCGCGCCTGCCCGTGGTGCGGCGCGGCGATGGGCGTCCGCCGCACGTCACCCCCCCACAAGGGCGGCACCGCCGGGCGCGTGGTGCTCGGCTACAGTGAGGCGCAGCACGGCCGCCAGAGCTGGGTGATGCTGCACTGCCCGGACGCCAGCTGCGCCTTTCACCACGCGCGCGGCGGCCTGCCGGTGTACGTCACCGACGAGGACATCTACATCCGCCGTCCGTCGCTGGTGATCGCCACGGTCGACAAGTTCGCGATGCTGGCCTTCACCCCCAAAGCCCGGGCGCTGTTCGGCCTGAACGAGCGCGGCGAGCGCGTCTGCTCGCCGCCCGGGCTGATCATCCAGGACGAGCTGCACCTGATCTCCGGACCGCTCGGCACCCTCAGCGGCGTGATGGAAGGGGTGATCGAGACGCTGTGCACCGAAGACCGCCCCGGCCGGGTCCCGGCGCGGCCCAAGATCGTGTGCTCGACCGCGACCATCCGTGCCTACGCCGATCAGATCAAAGGCCTGTACGCCCGGGTGAACCGGCACGGCGAGGGCCACGCCGCGCTGTTCCCCCCGCCGGGCCTGACGGCCGCCGATTCGTTCTTCGCCCGCTACGCGACCCTGCAGGAAGCGGATGGGCGCTACGGCGAGGACCCGGCCCCGGGACGCCTGTACGTCGGCATGCCCGGTCACGGCTACTCCTCGCTGCCGGCCGCGCAGGCCAAGGCGTACTCGGCGCTGCTGCACGCCCCGGTGGAGCTGCCGGAAGCGGCGCGCGATCCCTGGTGGACCCTGCTGGGCTTCTTCGGCTCGCTCAAGGAACTCGGCGGCGCGGTGACGATGCTGCGCGGGTACATGCAGCCGTACCTGCGCAGCCTCAGAAACCGCCGTGGCCTGCCCCCGCGCGACGGGCGCTACGTCAACAGCGTGCGTGAACTGACCGGGCGGCTGGACGCCGAGGAGGTGCCGGAGGTGATCGGGGCGCTGATGCAACGCTACGACACCGCGGCGCGCGGCTCGGCGCGGGCGATCGACGTGGCGCTGGCCAGTTCCATCATTGAGGTCGGCATCGACATTCCCCGGCTGAGCCTGATGTGCATCCTGACGCAGCCGAAGACGACCGCGCAGTACATCCAGGTGTCCGGCCGGGTGGGGCGGCGCTGGTGGGAGCGGCCCGGGCTGGTGCTCACGATCTACTCCAACACCCGCTCGCGCGACCGCTCGCACTACGAACGCTTCCGCAGCTACCACGAGCGGCTGTACGCGTTCGTGGAACCCACCTCGGTCACGCCGTTCTCCCCGCAGGCGATGGAACGCGCCCTCCACGGCGCGCTGGTGGCGTACGTGCGGCAGAAGGGCCCGATGGTCGAGCACGACGACGCGGCCTTGAGCCCCGAGCACTTCCCGGACCACCTGTTCGAGCGGTTCTCGCAGATGATGCTCGGGCGCATCGCCCGGGTCGACCCGGCGGAGCAGCCACGCATGGCGGCGCTGCTGGCCCGCAAGCGCGACAACTGGCTCAGCTGGGCCTACCAGGACTACGAAGGCGCGGGCGGCACGGTAGCGCTGCTGACCCGCGCCGGCAGTCACCTGGACGACGGCCAGAAACGGCGCACCTGGCAGACCATGACCTCGATGCGCACCGTCGACGCCCAGTGTCAGGGCGAAATCACCACCCTGCCGATCCTGGACGCCGACAGCGCCAGCGCCGAAGCGCGCGAAGGAGTCACCCCATGA
- a CDS encoding DUF1998 domain-containing protein: MREAPLRRAQLITTTGVGALTVDKLGRTLVCGGLDYWFRRTSDQGTTARSLDEFRVQEWRLEALLGVDTFRLPPDYRTPNHAGTVPNTKLTIPLLRFPTWHVCTNDTCGFLKRKPKTATEPRVDCPECNTVMQQVRVVIVCARGHLTDFPWHEWVHHSAHPACPPDRLRLKTLPGGGFADLLVSCDHCDSSRSLEGVLGWDEREEGGYVTVLSTRLSPIPNEVFLCRGERAWFGDEVPRQGCDQQVYATLTGASNTYYSDTVSAIYLPEGTAGVVDPALIEALREPVPAQFITMARQLYASGNLSLTPAMVTDSIESTQASLVARYGRAVVEDVVGKLIRGEHLGAQTPETEQDLRYGECQALRQAREEPDLVVQPRDPALYGDVGALFSSINLVPKLRETRVLTGFTRGTTQSVTRPDERRALMWRDFHPERDNWLPASVTYGEGLYLELSPALLDEAWLAQASQHLKRLAERHDDAQERHGAAGGLATPRRVLVHTFAHLLINTLTFHCGYSAASLRERLFVSDEPGHEMAGVLIYTASGDAEGTLGGLVRMGEPGRLEGLIRTAVEEAAWCANDPVCLEAGQGEQQGQGTGGINLAACHACAHLPETSCELFNALLDRTLVVGRPRERELGFFSRLLRW, encoded by the coding sequence ATGAGAGAAGCCCCCCTGCGCCGCGCGCAGCTGATCACCACCACCGGCGTCGGCGCGCTGACCGTCGACAAGCTCGGCCGCACCCTGGTGTGCGGCGGTCTGGACTACTGGTTCCGCCGCACCAGCGACCAGGGCACCACCGCGCGCAGCCTCGACGAGTTTCGGGTGCAGGAATGGCGCCTCGAGGCTCTGCTGGGCGTCGACACCTTCCGGCTGCCGCCCGACTACCGCACGCCGAACCACGCCGGCACCGTTCCCAACACCAAGCTGACGATTCCGCTGCTGCGCTTCCCCACCTGGCACGTGTGCACCAACGACACTTGCGGCTTCCTGAAGCGCAAACCGAAGACCGCCACCGAGCCCCGAGTGGACTGCCCAGAGTGCAACACCGTCATGCAGCAGGTGCGGGTGGTGATCGTCTGCGCGCGCGGGCACCTCACCGACTTCCCGTGGCACGAGTGGGTGCACCACAGCGCCCACCCGGCCTGCCCGCCGGACCGGCTGCGCCTGAAAACCCTGCCCGGCGGCGGCTTCGCCGACCTGCTGGTCAGCTGCGACCACTGCGACAGCAGCCGGTCGCTCGAAGGGGTGCTCGGCTGGGATGAGCGCGAAGAGGGCGGGTACGTCACCGTGCTGTCCACCCGGCTCTCCCCCATCCCGAATGAGGTCTTCCTCTGCCGCGGCGAGCGCGCGTGGTTCGGCGACGAAGTGCCGCGGCAGGGCTGTGACCAGCAGGTGTACGCCACGCTGACCGGCGCGTCCAACACCTACTACAGCGACACGGTCAGCGCGATCTACCTGCCGGAAGGCACCGCCGGCGTGGTCGACCCGGCGTTGATCGAAGCGCTGCGCGAACCGGTGCCGGCGCAGTTCATCACCATGGCCCGGCAGCTGTACGCCTCCGGCAACCTCAGCCTCACCCCCGCGATGGTCACCGACTCGATCGAAAGCACCCAGGCCAGCCTGGTGGCGCGCTACGGCCGTGCGGTCGTCGAGGACGTGGTCGGCAAGCTGATCCGCGGCGAGCACCTGGGGGCGCAGACGCCGGAAACCGAGCAGGACCTGCGCTACGGAGAATGCCAGGCACTGCGGCAGGCCCGGGAAGAGCCGGACCTGGTGGTGCAGCCGCGCGACCCGGCGCTGTACGGCGACGTGGGGGCGCTGTTCTCGAGCATCAACCTGGTGCCGAAGCTCCGCGAGACACGGGTGCTGACCGGCTTCACCCGCGGCACCACCCAGAGCGTGACGCGCCCCGATGAGCGCCGCGCGCTGATGTGGCGCGACTTTCACCCGGAGCGCGACAACTGGCTGCCGGCCAGCGTGACGTACGGCGAGGGCCTGTACCTGGAACTCAGCCCCGCGCTGCTGGACGAGGCGTGGCTCGCGCAGGCCAGCCAGCATCTGAAGCGCCTCGCCGAGCGGCACGATGACGCCCAGGAGCGTCACGGCGCTGCAGGTGGCCTGGCGACGCCCCGGCGGGTGCTGGTGCACACCTTCGCGCACCTGCTCATCAACACGCTGACCTTCCACTGCGGGTACTCGGCCGCCAGCCTGCGCGAACGGCTGTTCGTGAGTGACGAGCCGGGCCACGAGATGGCCGGCGTGCTGATCTACACCGCCTCGGGCGACGCCGAAGGCACCCTGGGCGGCCTGGTGCGCATGGGGGAACCCGGCCGGCTGGAAGGCCTGATCCGCACGGCCGTCGAGGAGGCCGCGTGGTGCGCCAACGACCCGGTGTGCCTGGAAGCCGGTCAGGGGGAGCAGCAGGGCCAGGGCACCGGCGGCATCAACCTCGCGGCCTGCCACGCCTGCGCGCACCTGCCGGAAACCAGCTGCGAGCTGTTCAACGCCCTGCTGGACCGCACCCTTGTGGTCGGCCGGCCGCGTGAGCGCGAGCTGGGCTTCTTCTCCCGCC